The window TAGGTACAAACTGTGATGAATGAGGGCAAAATTTGAAAGCACAATTCAGCAGGCTCTATCAATATGTACAACGTACTATTTCCCTCACAAGTGTACAGATTTCCCTATGTTCTTCGAAGGTTTAATCGGGAGCAAGAAGTCGACAAAACGGTACTAGATTGCGGAGCTGGAGGCTCAAAGCCATCCCTAGCTCTATTTCATGAATTGGGTTACGAAACCCATGGCATCGACACATCTAATGAGCAGGTGAAGAAGGCTAAGCAGTTCTGCAAAGAGAATGGGCTTGAATTGGGCATTCAGATTGGTGACATGAGAGAAATCCCCTTTGAGAATGAAAGCTTCGGTCTGGTATACTCCTACAACTCAATCTTTCATCTTACCAAAGCCGATTCCGCCGAAGCGATGAATGAAATGAGGAGGGTGCTCAAAAAACCGGGATATCTATACGTGAATTTCCTTTCGGTGGAAGATCAACAATGTGGTCAGGGAGAAAAAGTGGGGCCAGGGGAATGGAAATCCACTGAGCACGGAGAGCCTACCGTGCATAGTTACTACAAAGATACTGAGCCGGAACAGTATTTTGAAGGAATGGAGATTCTCTTCAAGGAGAAGAGAAGTACCGAGTTCAGGGTCTTGCCTTATAGGATGGTTAGCCTAGAATACATTGCTGAAAAGACCTAGTATCATTCAGAGTGTATGTAAGATTCTACACAGCTCGCATATCTATTAGTTGATTAGTCAAGTAACCATACTATCACCATGAAAAAGGCCACATTAGGAGGAGGATGCTTCTGGTGTACCGAAGCGGTCTTCCAGCGACTAAAGGGAGTGCATTCAGTGACCTCAGGATATGCAGGAGGAGACGTAGCCAACCCAACCTATCAAGAAGTATGCTCCGGAAATACTGGTCACGCAGAAGTTGTTCAAATCGAATATGATCCAGAAGTAATAAGCTATGAAGAATTGCTTGACGTTTTCTTTGAAACACACGACCCCACTACTCTGAACAGACAAGGAAATGATGTGGGAACCCAGTACAGATCTATCATTCTCTACCACGACGAACAACAGAAAACAGCTGCAATCCAGAAGAAGAATGAATTGGACCAGAGGGACAAGTATGAAAGCCCCATAGTCACGCAAATCAGCAAGCTGGATGATTTCTATCCAGCAGAGGAATATCATCAAGACTATTATGAGAAGAATTCGGGGCACGGATACTGCAGAATTGTGATTGAACCGAAACTTGAGAAGGTTGAACAGACGTTTTCTCTGAAACTAAGTGAGTGAGATACTTTCCTTACTTTTGAGCAACTTCATTTCTTCTCAGATTACTCCGAACAGTGGAAATAGAGCTATCCCAGTCAAATAATTCACCACACATACTGAGTTATTTTATTAAAGTGAATGTCTTAGACCTATTCAGTCAATTAATGAACAACGGGAACTCAAAAAAAGCAAGGGACCAAGAAGGCATCGAATTGAAAGGCGACGCTATACACTGGAATAGCACTCTCGAATTCTTTCAGAGAATACGCCATCAAATTTCAGCGTTTTTCCCGTTTGTGTTTTCACAGCAATCTATCCCTCATATTATCAAGCATTATTCGAGAAGGTGGAATTGATTTGGAGAATCTAGAGAACAAGATGGCATTTGCACAAGCAGCCTTGGATAATGCAGTCTATGGAGTGGCGTTCTCAGACTCGCAGGGTAAGTTGACGTATGTAAATGACGCATTCCGTGAGATGTGGGGATATGATGAAAATGAAAAAATCCTGGGAACCTCAGGAATGGAATTTTGGAAAAGCAAGGAAAAAGCCCAGAGGATCATGAAAGAAGTTCGAGAGAAAGGACATTGGATTGGAGAGATTGCTGCAAAAAGACATGACGGCTCCACGATGCATGTGCAGTTGTCAGCACATCGAGTTATGGAGAATAATGTTCCAAGCGGTATGATGGCTTCATTTGTTGATATAACAGCACGAAAGAAAGCCGAAGAGGATCTTAGACAACTGAACGAGGAACTGGAAGAGCGGGTAGCAATCAGAACCCGCGAGCTTCAAGAAACAAACAAGAAACTGACTGAAAGAATGAAAGAGAGGAATACGCTACTGGCGGTCATTGATAACTTAAGAGACTATGACAAGTCTATCGAAGAAGCACTTCAGAATCTCATTACTCCAATAGAGAAAGGTTGGCAATATCCAAATTCCACTGCGGTCAAAATTGTATTCAGAGATAAGGAATATTCATCTAGCAAATTCAAAGAAACCCCATGGGTGCTTGAATCCTGTGCTAAAACACGTAATGGAGAAGAAATCAATTTCCAGATAGCATACTTGGACAAGAAACCAGAAGAAGAAATAGGCCCATTTCTTAAAGAAGAGCATAAACTCCTAGAGACAATAGCAAAAGAAACAGCTGATGCTCTGTCTGCAAGAAAAGTGTTGGATGCTCTTAGAGAATCAGAGAGTTTGTTGAGGATCGCCATTGAAAAGGCCGCAATTGGGATGGTGCGAGTTCGCCCCGATGGTACTTTTGTTTCGGC is drawn from Candidatus Lokiarchaeota archaeon and contains these coding sequences:
- a CDS encoding methyltransferase domain-containing protein; protein product: MYNVLFPSQVYRFPYVLRRFNREQEVDKTVLDCGAGGSKPSLALFHELGYETHGIDTSNEQVKKAKQFCKENGLELGIQIGDMREIPFENESFGLVYSYNSIFHLTKADSAEAMNEMRRVLKKPGYLYVNFLSVEDQQCGQGEKVGPGEWKSTEHGEPTVHSYYKDTEPEQYFEGMEILFKEKRSTEFRVLPYRMVSLEYIAEKT
- the msrA gene encoding peptide-methionine (S)-S-oxide reductase MsrA produces the protein MKKATLGGGCFWCTEAVFQRLKGVHSVTSGYAGGDVANPTYQEVCSGNTGHAEVVQIEYDPEVISYEELLDVFFETHDPTTLNRQGNDVGTQYRSIILYHDEQQKTAAIQKKNELDQRDKYESPIVTQISKLDDFYPAEEYHQDYYEKNSGHGYCRIVIEPKLEKVEQTFSLKLSE